The genomic DNA GAGGGTCTCGGCCCTGTCCTCGACGTCGAACACCTTCCCCAGGTTCCGCAGGTCCGTGTAGAGCGCGTCGAGCGGCGGCATCACCCCGCGGGCCTTGCCCCGCCCGTTGCGGCACGACTCGCTGAGGAGGTACGAGTCGACGCCCACGCGCCGCAGCGCGGCGGGCGTGAAGCCCTCGCCCTCGTCGAAGCCGTAGTTCCAGCCCGCGAAGACCAGATCGGCGCGGGCGTTCAGGACCAGTTCCTTGTTGATCCGCTCCTTCGAGAGCCACTCGGCCTTCCGGTAGCCGTCCCTCCACGGCACCTTCGCGAGGTCGCCCCTGTCGTCGGGCATGACGTACCCCGCCATGTGGTCCTCGAGGCCCAGGGCGAACATGATCTCGGTGATCCCCACGTCGTTGGTGACCACACGGCGCGGAGCCCTCCGGAACGTCTTCCTCTCACCGCAGTTCTCGATCGTGACCGGGTAGTGGCCGTCGGAGGCCCGGGCGCCGCCCCCTCCGCCTCCCCCGGGGAGACGTCCGCCCCGCATCCGGTGGCGGTGAGGGCGAGGGCCAGGACGAGGGCGAGGGCGAGGGCGGCGGGGCGGGCGCGGTTCGGCATGGGGTGGCGACTCCTTCGGGAGCGGACGGGGGAGGACTACCGGGCGGGAAGACGGTCGAAGAGCAGCCGCACCGCGCCCGTCTCCGGGTGGGGGACGCGGTGTGCCCGCACGCCGAAGACGTCGGCCAGCAGGGCGGGCGTGAGAACGTCGTGGGGGGCACCGGAGGCGACGATCCGCCCGCCGTCGACGACGTGGACGAGGTCGCAGTGGAGTGCGGCGAGGTTGAGGTCGTGCAGCGCGGTGAGCACGGTCAGCCCGCTGGCCCGGACCAGCGCCAGGACCTCCAGCTGCTGGGCGATGTCCAGGTGGTTGGTGGGCTCGTCCAGCACCAGGACCCGCGGTTGCTGGCTGAGGGCGCGGGCGATCAGCACCCGTTGCTTCTCACCGCCGGAGAGCGTGAGGAAGCCGCGGTCGGCCAGGTGGCCGGCGCCGACCTCTTCCAGTGCGGCGGCGCACACGCGCCGGTCCTCGTCGGTCTCCCGGGCCACCGCCCCCTGGTGCGACAGCCTGCCCATGGCCACGACCTCGGCCACCGTGAAGTCGAACTCCGCGACCGCCTCCTGCGGAAGGGCCGCGAGCCGACGCGCGCTTTCGCGCGTGCTCATGGCCAGCAGGTCGTCACCGTCGAGGCGTACCGCACCGGCCGTGGGGCGCAGGGCCCGGTAGACGCACCGCAGCACGGTGGACTTGCCGCTGCCGTTGGGCCCGACGAGCCCCACGACCTGGCCGCTGCCCGCCCGCAGCGAGACGTCCTCCACCACCCGCGCACCGGAGATCTCCACGGTGACCATGTCGACGTCGACCCGCATCACACGCCTCCGAAGGTGTAGGTACGGCGGCGCATGAGCAGGACGAAGCAGGGCACGCCGACCGCGGCCGTCAGCACGCCCAGAGGCAGTTCGGCGGGGGCGAGCACCACCCGTGACAGGATGTCGACCCAGATCAGCAGCACGGCGCCGGCCAGGGGGCGACGGCCAGCAGCCGGCGGTGGTCCGCCCCGACGAGCATCCGGGCGGCGTGCGGGACCATCAGGCCCACGAAGCCGATCGCCCCGCTGACCGCGACCACGGCGCCGGTGACGACGGAGGCCGTGAGGAAGAGCTCCCTGCGCAGCCGCTCGGGGTCCGCCCCCAGCGCGGCGGCGGTCTCGTCGCCCATCGCCAGGGCGTTCAGGCGCCGGGCCGACCAGCCGAGGTGGGCGAGGCCGCCGAGCACCGCGACCGCGGCGATCGGCACGGAGGACCAGTTCGCCCCGCCCAGGCTGCCGAGCAGCCACATCATCGCGGACCGGGCCGCTTCACCGTGCTCGGCGGCGAACACCATGAACGTGGTCGCGGCCGAGAAGCCGTAGTACATCGCGGTACCGGTCAGCACGAGCCGGAGCGGAGTCAGACCCCGCGGGGTCCGGGCTATCGCGTACACCAGCGCCATGGCGGCGAGGGCGGAGAGGAAGGCCGCCGTGGACAGCGCCCAGACGCCGAGTGCGCCGAAGGCTCCGAAGATGAGCACGGCGTTGGCGCCGACGGCGGCGCCGGAGGAGATGCCGAGGACGAACGGGTCCGCCAGCGCGTTGCGGACCATGGCCTGGACGGCGATGCCGATGGATGCCAGACCG from Streptomyces sp. MRC013 includes the following:
- a CDS encoding ABC transporter ATP-binding protein, which translates into the protein MRVDVDMVTVEISGARVVEDVSLRAGSGQVVGLVGPNGSGKSTVLRCVYRALRPTAGAVRLDGDDLLAMSTRESARRLAALPQEAVAEFDFTVAEVVAMGRLSHQGAVARETDEDRRVCAAALEEVGAGHLADRGFLTLSGGEKQRVLIARALSQQPRVLVLDEPTNHLDIAQQLEVLALVRASGLTVLTALHDLNLAALHCDLVHVVDGGRIVASGAPHDVLTPALLADVFGVRAHRVPHPETGAVRLLFDRLPAR